TCCTTTGCAGGGAAAAACACCCACCTGTGAAGAGGAGGGCTTCTCACATCTCTCACTCCCAAATTACCCACACGTGGTGTCAGCTGGCATCAGGTTCTCATGCAATTGTGTGTGTGATGCAAGAATCTGGCTCATCCAGCCCCCAAGGGATCCTTCCCATCTTTGGTTCCAGATGGGGTCCCTAGGAAGACTGAGTGGAGCCATCAGAGCTGTCCGTGGTCCTGGAGGAAGGTGGTACCTGGTCTGATGGCGGGTTATTTCTTTTCTCCAGAGAAGGATGCCCCCCATCTGGGTGATCCGGAGACACAGGCAGACCTGAGCCAGGATCTGGAAGGCTCaggggggcaggaaggagagctGGCCCTGAGTGGTGAGGTGCCTGAGttggagggagaggaggctgaGGACACCCACGATGATGAGGGTGCAGACCCAGATGACTTAGATGAGGACGTGCAGTGCCCCAGGGAAGAGGAGACAGTGCAACTTCCAGGCAGTCCTGAGTGCAAGAGCTGCCGCTACAGGATTGTGCGGACTCCAAAGAGGTTTAAGAAAGCTCAGGTATATGGCATCAGGGTGCTACGGGGGACCAGGGATGGAGAGGCAGCATTGGATTCAATGTTCTGTTTCTTATTATTTAGACTAGTGGTTCTCTTAGCCTAATATGCatcagaaaggaaagtgaaagaaagaaagtgaagttgctcagtcgtatctgattctttgcgaccccatggactgtagccagccagggtcctctgtgcatggaattttccaggcaagagcactgaagtgggttgccatttccttctgtaaggcatctccctgacccaaggatgaaacctcggtctcctgcattgcaggcggattctttaccagctgagcccccatgGAAGCTAAAATAAAGGCCCAAGAGATGGGATTCAGGGGAAGCAGCAGATACCGGATTTCTGATTTGCAAAGGGATGTGGGGTCTGTCCTGGAGACTCAGCAACTTAACGTGAAAACAGTGAGTTTCTCTCCCGCCCGTTCTCTCTGCAGAGAGTCTGCAGGAAGTGCTACCGAGGCAACCTCGCCTCCATCCACAACGTGAAATTCAACTGTTATATCCAGCGCTTGGCCACGGGTATCAACCAAGCACAGGTCTGGATCGGAGGCTTCATCAGAGGTTGGGTAAGTGAGGGGCCAATGTCCAGGGAGAGGAAGCTCATTCTTTCTGTCCTTTTAAAAAGGTTGGTTTAACACTGGGAAGTCAATCCCCTGGCCTTTAAAAGCCTTTTTCCTGCATTCATATTTAGCTGCACCCAGGCTTTCCCTAGCTGTGGCTGGGGCACCCTCTGGCTGTGGGGCATGGCTTTCTTATTGAGGTGGCTTTGCTTGCTGGGGCGCACAAAATCGAGACTCCCTGCTCAGCAGCTGGAACACAAGGCGGTGCTCTGCGGCACGTGCGgccttccaggaccagggacgAACCCACGGTGCCGGCAAGGGCGGGCAGCTTCTTCaacactgggccaccggggaaggcgCTTCTGAGAGCCTCAAGGCACCACCTGACCCATCGAGCCTCATCCTGGCCCGGAAGCTGGCTTGTGCTGACTTAGGAGACGTGATGACTGAGCGCTTCTCTTCCTCACCCGTGTTCAGGGGCTTCTCGCTTGCAGCCTTAAATCTGCCATGGTGGATGCATTTACACCAGAGGAATGGACAATTATTATaaatcagggttctttctttcctctgcctCACACTTTCCACCAAAGCTGGCTGTGAAATGTTAATTAGCAGATCACTGGAGTCAGGAGACGAGAGTTCACACCCAGCTTGGTCCCTCAGTGGCTGAATGCCTGCCTCCATATTTCAGTGTCCTCATCTCTGAGGGGGTCCTTCTCTCAGAGTGACCCGGGGGCTGTGCCTGAATAAGCGCCGTCACATTTGCTGCTGACGTGTGGTCCCGGGACCAGAGTCTCACCATCACCTGGTAGTTGGAGAAATATAGGACCCTGGGCCACACCCCAGACTTCCCGAATCAGGATCTGCATTTCCACCTGATGGCTAGGAGACTGTCTGCTCAGTGAAGTCTGAGAAGCCTGCTGTGCATGAGAGCTGGAAGCGATGTTTGCTCTTCCATGTCACTGCCTGAAAACGCTCAGGCGTGGGTCTCTACAGGGGTCCTAGCCAGGCGACACAGCGAGAGGAGATTATAGACACAGTGTCCAGAAGGGGTGCTGAGGGGATTTTCAGGAGCCCCAGCGCCTGTCTTCCTGGACCTGTGCCCTCTGACCCAGCCTCTCTCTGCTCTAGTGCCTGTGGAGAAAGTATCGCTGGACTGATGGGAGTTCTTGGAATTTTACCTACTGGGCACTATGGCAACCTAAGTTTGGGAGAGGCCGCTGTGTAGCCCTGAGCACCAGAGGTGAGGGGGCCAGGCGCCCGGACAAGGAGGGGAACTCCCACGCCGGTCCCTGTGAGCGGCACAGACACGCCTCCCCTCACACCCTGCCCACTAGAGAACCCCGCCCTGTGTGTGAGCAGGGCTGAGGGGCAGGGATCCTCAGAGCCACAGAGAGGGGTCCTGGACGGGGCTGGGGGCTCTGTGTCCTCCAGACTCAGCGaggctccttcccttcctctgacggGATGGTGACAAGGAGTGAGTGTGGGACAGACGGGAGGGACACTCGGGAACGGGAGGTGTGGCCGAGGGACACGGGAAAGATGTGGGAACTAGGGCCAGCTGACAGATGATTCCCCAGCTCCCAACAGCATGGCTGCCCGACGTGCGGGAGTTTAGAAGAGGGGCAAAGACCACACGGGCTGCAGTCAGGTGGCTGAGGTCCACATCTGGCTCCATTTGCTACTTGTCTGCTGAGATCAGGGCAGGTTACCAATCccactaagcctcagttttcccatctgtgaaatgggagtgcTGACAGCCCTGACTTCTTGGCGTCACTGTGAGGATGAAAGGAGAGTCCATGGGAAGCCCTTAGCACACTGCCTCTGCAAGGGAGGAGATCAGTGATCGTGGCTAGCTGGGACAtggggagacacacggccctcaGGCTGGCAGGCAAAGGTCAGCTGAGAGGTGCCTGCCCGGGCACTGGGGGACACAGTCCACGCTCAGGTGAACTGACATTACTGTGCTCTCTGCCTGCAGGGGGTCGCTGGCGAAGAGCTCCGTGCAAAAGGCGTCTGCCCTTCATCTGCTCCTACTAAGCTGGAGGCGGGAGACCCTGCCCCCCTGCCTCGCCAGCCGGGTCTCACCCTCGGCCTCCTTGCCCCCCAGCCTCCCTGGGTCATAAAGCCACGTTCTCACAGCATCTCCTGACTGTTGTCTCCTTGCTGCGCGCTGTGGAGGAGTCCTCTGGGTTGGAGAATCCTGGAAGCCTCGTTCTGGCTTTGCGGGCAGGGCTGGGGACTTTGAGAAGCAAAGCTGGAGCGGGCCTCCTGCTGGCGGGACGGGAGCGGGTGGCACCAGGGGGTTTCACTGCAGTGGCCCCTGGGGGCAGCGGGGACCGGGCGGGGGTCCCCCTCCCAAAGGGCCCCCCGGGGTCTGGTGGCAGAAGGTCCTTGTTCACAGGGTTCGAGGGATTGGCCCTCTGTCTTCGGATTCAGCAAGGCATGTGGGGTGTGGCCAGAAGGGGTGGCATTCCAAGTGGATGCGGCGAGGGGGACTGGAGGGCTGGTTGGAGCTGTGAGTGCCCCCTGGGGTCACCATGtgctggaggagaaaggggtctctCCCGGGGTCGCCCGCTCCTCCAGCCCCTGTGCAGTCTGGCCTCGGGGATCGGGCCCTCTTTAACGCTCTCCTAGCCGTCTGTGGGTGTGCTCAAAGGCCCCAGCTTCTAGGACTGCTGccccctctctcctttctctggacAGTCGCTGTCATCCTTACGCCCAATCCTCAGTCCTTGGTCCCCTCCTTCCGGCTCTTCAGCTTCGGGCAGATTCAGTGTTTCATCTCAGGAAATCTCAGCCTTCCGCTTTGCTTTCTCCACGTGACTCCTTTCTACATTTTCTGGGGTCAGAGTCACAGAGCCACCTTCCTCCCTGGCCACCCGCCCGTTTCAGGATCTCTGCACGTAAAGGAGCAGGGACTGGGCAGCAGGCCTTGCAGGGACTCCTCAGGACACCTGCGAGCCTGCAGTCTTGGTCTACTGTGACATTCTCAATGCTGTCCTTTCTGCAAGATGCAAATGATGGCTGCAGCTTTTGCTGTGAGCTCACTGAGTGTTCTGGGCTAAGCATTTCCTGTGCATTATGTCCTTTGATCCTCATAACACCCCCATGAGGTATGTGTGCGGTGCATCCAGATCTCAAACGAAGAAAGTTAGTAGACGATGGAACCAGTACCACCCCTCCACTGTCTGACCCTAAGTTCATGCCCTCAAGCACCAGGGCCTCATGTAGGAGCCTAGGTTCTCCTAGGGTTGagtgtgtgggggaggggtggtgacatccattcagtcagttcagtcactcagtcgtgtccaactttttgcaaccccctggactgcagcatgccaggcttccctgtccatcaccaatcacgcagtttactcagactcatgtccatcatggatcatctcatcctccaccGTCCCCTTGTCcagctgccttcaatctttcccagcatcagggtctctgccaatgagtcagcttcacatcaggtcgccaaagtattggagcttcagcttcagcatcagtcctcccagtgaacactcaggactgatctcctttaggatggactggttggatctccttgctgtccaagggactctcaagagtcttctccaacactacagttcaaaaccataaattcttcagcactcagctttctttatagtctaactctcacatccataaatgactaccggaagaaccatagctttgactagatggacctttgttggcaaagtaatgtctctgagttttcataagctgtctaggttggtcataacttttcttccagggagcaagcatcttttaatttcatggctgcagtcaccatctgcagtgattttgaagatccccaaaataaagcctgtcactgtttccccatctatttgccatgaagtgatgggaccagatgccatcatcttcattttctgaatggtgagttttaagccaactttttcactctcctctttcactttcatcaagaggctttttagctcctctttgctttctgccataagggtggtgtgatctgcatatctgaggttattgatatttctcccagcaatctggattccagcttgtgtttcttccagtccagcgtttctcatgatgtactctgcatagaagttaaataagcagggtgacaatatacagccttgacgcactccttttcctatttgaaaccagtctgttgttccatatccagttctaactgttgcttcctgacctgcatacagatttctcaagaggcaggtggggtggtctggtattcccatctctctcagaattttccacagtttattgtgatccacacagtcaaaggctttggcatagtcaatcaagcagaaatagatgttttctggaactctcttgctttttccatgatccagtggatgttggcaatttgatttctggttcctctgccttttcgaaaaccagcttgaacatcagggagttcacggttcacgtattcctgaagcctggcttgcagaattttgagcattagtttactagcatgtgagatgagtgcaattgtgcggtagtttgagcattctttggcattgcctttctttgggattggaatgaaaactgaccttttccagtcctgtggccactgctgagttttccaaatttgctggcatattgagggcagcactttcacagtatcatctttcaggatttgaaacagctcaactggaattccatcacctccactagctttgttcgtagtgatgctttctaaggcccacttgacttcacattccaggatgtctggctctaggtgagtgatcacaccatcatgattatccgggtcgtgaagatcttttttgtacagttttctgtgtattcttgccacctcttcttaatatcttctgcttctgttaaggccataccatttctgtcctttttcgagcccatctttgcataaaatgttcccttggtatctctaattttcttgaagagatctctagtctttctcattctgttcttttcctctatttctttgcactgatcactaaagaaagctttcttaactctttttgctattctttggaactctgcattcagatgcttatatctttccttttctcctttgcttttctcttctcttcttttcacagctatttgtaaggcctccccagacagccattttgcttttttacagttcttttccttggggatgttcttgatccctgtctcctgtacaatgtcaggaacctcattccatagttcatcgggcactctattagatctaggccctgaaatctatttctcacttccactgtataatcataaaagatttgatttaggtcatacctgaatggtctagtgattttccctactttcttcaatttcagtccgaatttggtaataaggagttcatgatctgagccacagtcagctcccggtcttgtgtttttgttgactgtatagagcttctccattttggctgcaaacaatataatcaatctgatttcggtgttgaccatctggtgatgtccatgtgtagagtcttctcttgtgttgttggaagagggtgtttgctatgaccagggcattttcttggcaaaactgtattagtgtttgccctgcttcattccacattccaaagccaaatttgcctgttactccaggtgtttcttgacttcctacttttgcattccaatcccctataatgaaaaggacatcttttttgggtgttagttctaaaaggtcttgtaggtcttcataaaaccgttcaacttcagcttcttcagcattactggttgggacatagacttggattactgtgatattgaatggtttgccttggagatgaacagagatcattctgtcatttttgagattgcatccaagtactgcattttggactctttttttgaccatgatggctactccatttcttctgagggatccctgccacagtagtagatataatgtttatttcagttaaattcacccattccagtccattttagttcgttgattcctagaatgtcatcgttcactcttgccgtctcctgtttgaccacttccaatttgccttgattcatggacctgacattccaggttcctatgcaatattgctctttacagcatcggaccttgtttctatcaccagtcacatccacagctgggtattgttttttctttggctccatcccttcattctttctgg
This portion of the Capra hircus breed San Clemente chromosome 15, ASM170441v1, whole genome shotgun sequence genome encodes:
- the LOC102175573 gene encoding proteoglycan 3-like — its product is MKGCLLLPLLLLGTVSALYLEKDAPHLGDPETQADLSQDLEGSGGQEGELALSGEVPELEGEEAEDTHDDEGADPDDLDEDVQCPREEETVQLPGSPECKSCRYRIVRTPKRFKKAQRVCRKCYRGNLASIHNVKFNCYIQRLATGINQAQVWIGGFIRGWCLWRKYRWTDGSSWNFTYWALWQPKFGRGRCVALSTRVDLTLALKVSTPVPAGVLV